Proteins co-encoded in one Prunus persica cultivar Lovell chromosome G6, Prunus_persica_NCBIv2, whole genome shotgun sequence genomic window:
- the LOC18774520 gene encoding pentatricopeptide repeat-containing protein At3g49710 has translation MNQLSCALQNFRHLLKTCIAERDLFTGKSLHALYFKSLLPPSTYLSNHFILLYSKCGRLSSARNAFDQTQEPNVFSFNAIVAAYAKESHTHIAHQMFDKIPHPDLVSYNTLISAYADRGETEPALSLFTGMRNMGLDMDGFTISAVITGCCDDIGLIRQLHSVAVSGGFDSYVSVNNALVTYYSKNGFLGEAKRVFYVMGEMRDEVSWNSMIVAYGQHRQGLRALALFQEMVRMGLKVDMFTLASVLTAFTCVEDLLGGLQFHAKLIKTGFHQNSHVGSGLIDLYSKCAAGGMSDCRKLFEEIPYPDLVLWNTMISGYSQNDEFSEDALDCFRQMQRVGHCADDCSFVCVISACSNLSSPSQGKQIHALAIKSDIPSNKVSVNNALVAMYSKCGNLHDARRLFDRMPEHNTVSLNSMIAGYAQHGIGVESLRLFEHMLVMDIVPSSITFISVLSACAHTGKVEEGQKYFNVMKEKFKIEPEAEHYSCMIDLLGRAGKLDEAERLIETMPFNPGSVGWATLLGACRTHGNIELAVKAANQFLQLDPSNAAPYVMLSNMYARDGKWEEVATIRKLMRDRGVKKKPGCSWIEVNKRVHVFVAEEISHPMIKGIHEYLEEMSRKMKRAGYVPDLRWTLVKDDESVQGEKEIRLGHHSEKLAVAFGLISTRKGEPILVVKNLRICGDCHNAIKFISAIAGREITVRDAHRFHCFKEGHCSCGDYW, from the coding sequence ATGAACCAGCTTTCATGTGCCTTGCAAAACTTTCGCCACCTTTTGAAAACATGCATAGCCGAGAGAGACCTCTTTACAGGCAAATCTCTCCATGCACTATATTTCAAGTCCCTCCTTCCTCCTTCCACATACCTTTCCAACCACTTCATCCTCCTTTACTCCAAATGTGGCCGTCTCTCCTCTGCTCGGAACGCCTTCGACCAGACCCAAGAACCCAATGTCTTCTCCTTCAATGCTATCGTCGCTGCGTATGCGAAAGAGTCCCATACCCACATTGCCCACCAAATGTTTGATAAAATTCCCCATCCGGACTTGGTCTCCTATAACACCCTCATTTCTGCTTATGCCGATCGCGGCGAGACTGAACCAGCGTTGAGTTTGTTTACTGGGATGAGAAACATGGGTCTTGACATGGATGGATTTACCATCTCTGCTGTGATCACGGGATGTTGTGATGATATCGGTTTGATTAGGCAGTTGCATTCGGTGGCGGTGTCAGGTGGTTTTGATTCATATGTTTCGGTAAACAATGCGCTTGTAACTTACTATAGTAAAAATGGGTTTTTGGGGGAGGCGAAGAGGGTGTTCTATGTCAtgggagagatgagagatgaagTGTCTTGGAATTCTATGATTGTGGCATATGGCCAGCACCGCCAAGGGTTGAGAGCCCTGGCATTGTTCCAGGAAATGGTCAGGATGGGATTGAAGGTCGACATGTTTACATTGGCAAGTGTTTTGACTGCATTTACGTGTGTGGAGGACTTGTTGGGTGGACTTCAGTTCCATGCTAAGTTGATCAAAACTGGTTTCCACCAGAATTCACATGTTGGGAGTGGCCTGATCGATTTATATTCCAAGTGTGCTGCTGGTGGCATGTCAGATTGTAGGAAATTATTTGAAGAGATTCCTTATCCGGATTTGGTTCTTTGGAACACGATGATTTCTGGGTATTCTCAAAATGATGAGTTCTCTGAAGATGCTCTAGATTGTTTCCGTCAAATGCAACGTGTTGGTCACTGTGCTGATGATTGCAGCTTCGTCTGTGTGATTAGTGCATGCTCCAATTTGTCATCTCCCTCCCAGGGGAAGCAGATTCATGCCTTAGCAATCAAATCTGATATCCCTTCAAATAAAGTTTCAGTGAATAATGCTCTTGTTGCAATGTACTCCAAATGCGGGAATCTTCATGATGCAAGAAGGTTATTTGATAGGATGCCAGAGCATAATACTGTCTCTTTAAATTCGATGATTGCAGGTTATGCACAGCATGGGATTGGAGTGGAATCACTACGGCTTTTTGAACATATGCTTGTGATGGATATTGTTCCTTCAAGTATAACCTTTATCTCTGTCCTTTCTGCTTGTGCTCACACTGGAAAAGTTGAGGAGGGTCAGAAGTATTTCAATGTGATGAAGGAGAAGTTCAAGATTGAACCAGAAGCGGAGCATTATTCATGCATGATTGATCTTCTAGGTCGAGCAGGCAAACTGGATGAAGCTGAAAGACTCATTGAGACGATGCCATTCAACCCTGGCTCTGTTGGCTGGGCTACATTACTCGGTGCATGTAGAACACATGGAAATATTGAACTAGCAGTGAAGGCAGCCAATCAGTTTCTTCAACTGGATCCTTCAAATGCTGCTCCATATGTGATGCTGTCGAATATGTACGCTAGAGATGGAAAATGGGAAGAAGTGGCAACAATTAGAAAACTTATGCGAGATAGAGGAGTGAAGAAAAAACCAGGTTGTAGTTGGATTGAAGTGAATAAGAGGGTACACGTTTTTGTGGCTGAAGAAATTTCCCACCCGATGATTAAAGGTATTCATGAATACTTGGAAGAGATGTCAAGGAAGATGAAGCGAGCGGGGTATGTGCCTGATTTAAGATGGACCTTGGTAAAGGACGATGAATCAGTGCAAGGAGAGAAGGAGATACGGTTGGGGCATCACAGTGAAAAGCTAGCTGTTGCGTTTGGGTTGATCTCGACTAGAAAGGGAGAGCCTATACTTGTGGTGAAGAACCTGAGGATTTGTGGGGATTGCCACAATGCAATCAAATTTATCTCTGCCATTGCTGGGAGGGAAATCACTGTGAGAGATGCCCACAGGTTTCATTGCTTTAAGGAAGGGCATTGTTCTTGTGGGGATTATTGGTGA
- the LOC109949783 gene encoding uncharacterized protein LOC109949783 has protein sequence MVTASQLQLLQSPITALISSISTSVNVRLDDSNYLNWNFQMQLLLDSNGIMGYVDGSIPCPSQHGSTSDESGIISSSPTDEYIVWKMHDRAIMQLITATLSPIAMSCAIGSTSSKDLWIRLKEQFSTVSRTSIFQMKSNLQTIKKGSDSISQYLHRIKEARDYLSAAGVYFADEDIVILALNGLPAEYNTFRCVIRGRESVISLKDFRSQLLAEEIIVEHSVHPPLMTAMIANTGSTFPKGPSFQPQNFSSTHGQSQVATRGFTPYHRHKNKGRGRFTQGSRFYNSRPVFSPLAHVLPNSNPGVLGQSPGQQFGSPSAPMIQICQLCNSEGHTAPFCGASHEKTTCHICGRSNHTTWYCFYNDKGPNYIGLHTTASYSPRSSYPVQPQNLQYTTSQAPPQHSSFTPSQFQAPQPSLQAMHTVLNSASQSSCSSGSSPVWLTDSGATNHMTADLTNLSLASPYPTNETIHTANGEGQSHREDPLQRLVQ, from the exons ATGGTGACTGCTTCGCAACTTCAGTTGCTTCAATCTCCAATTACGGCCCTTATTTCCTCCATCTCTACGTCTGTTAATGTCAGGCTGGATGATTCGAACTACCTCAATTGGAACTTTCAGATGCAACTGTTGCTTGATAGCAATGGAATCATGGGGTATGTTGATGGTTCGATCCCTTGCCCATCTCAACACGGTTCGACCTCTGATGAATCTGGtatcatttcttcttctccaactgaTGAATATATAGTATGGAAAATGCATGATAGAGCTATTATGCAATTGATCACTGCAACATTGTCACCTATTGCTATGTCCTGTGCGATTGGTAGCACTAGCTCTAAGGATCTGTGGATTAGGCTAAAAGAACAATTTTCCACTGTATCTCGGACTAGCATTTTTCAGATGAAATCTAATTTGCAAACAATTAAAAAGGGTTCTGATTCGATATCTCAATATCTTCATCGCATTAAAGAAGCTAGGGACTATCTTTCTGCTGCTGGGGTATACTTTGCGGATGAGGACATTGTCATTCTTGCCTTGAATGGACTACCTGCTGAGTATAACACTTTCCGATGTGTTATCCGGGGGCGTGAGAGTGTGATTTCACTGAAAGATTTTCGCTCACAGTTACTTGCAGAGGAAATCATTGTTGAACATTCTGTTCATCCTCCTCTTATGACAGCTATGATTGCTAATACAGGTTCTACTTTCCCAAAAGGGCCTTCTTTTCAGCCTCAGAATTTCTCCTCGACTCATGGTCAATCTCAGGTGGCCACTAGAGGTTTTACACCTTATCATAGACACAAGAACAAGGGTAGAGGCAGATTCACTCAGGGATCTAGATTTTATAATTCTAGACCAGTGTTTTCCCCTTTGGCACATGTGCTTCCCAACTCTAATCCTGGAGTTCTTGGTCAATCACCTGGTCAACAATTTGGAAGTCCTTCTGCGCCCATGATTCAAATATGTCAATTATGCAACTCTGAGGGACACACTGCACCATTCTGTGGGGCTTCTCATGAGAAAACCACTTGTCACATCTGTGGTAGAAGTAATCATACCACCTGGTATTGCTTCTATAATGATAAGGGTCCAAACTATATTGGACTGCATACCACTGCTTCATATTCTCCACGGTCATCCTATCCTGTGCAACCACAGAATTTGCAGTATACTACATCTCAAGCTCCTCCTCAGCATTCCTCATTCACACCTTCACAGTTTCAGGCTCCGCAACCTTCTCTGCAAGCCATGCACACAGTGCTCAATTCTGCTTCTCAGTCATCCTGTTCTTCAGGTTCCTCTCCGGTGTGGCTCACTGATTCCGGTGCCACCAATCATATGACGGCTGATTTGACTAATCTGTCACTGGCCTCACCGTATCCCACAAATGAAACAATTCATACTGCTAATGGTGAAG GACAAAGCCACAGGGAGGATCCTTTACAGAGGCTTGTGCAGTAA